In Deltaproteobacteria bacterium, the sequence TAAGATGTTTTTCCCTTTGCCATTTTTCCCTTACAATAAGAACATTCCATTTTTACCTCCTTCGTATTTTAAAATTTTTGTCCCATTCTTGAGGATCGGGTATGTAGGCTGTGATAATGGCCAAATAATTTTCCTTTGGAGCGCAAACAATATGCAACGTCCTTTGTCCCTTAAACCACCCGCCCATAAGACAGCTGGAACCTCTTGGATCATTGGGATATTCTTCCACGATTTCTCCTTCTAATAATACCGCTTTGACCTCTTCTTCCGAGATCATTCTTTCTGGTTTATTCATCTGATCCACAGCGTGGCGGGTAAAAAGAATTCTCTTTTTTGCAGTTTGGATAACCTCTTTTCGAATGTCCACGCCGGGCAAACTAACAAAAGTTCCTTGTGAAATCTATCTTAAAGTTCCTTGGGCTGGTTACCAACAAACCCCTCCAAGATATTCTCGGCTTGCACATTAAGAATATTTAATTTGCATTAAAGAGGGTTTCTGTTAGCTACGAAGCACAATTATGGGGAAATCCCCAAGGAGGAAGAAATGAAGAAAACTTTATTGTTCGCAGTTGCAGCAGCCCTCGTTTTGAGTGGCGTTTCTGCAGTAAAGGCTGACGAAGCCAAGGCACCAGCGGCCGCCACAAAGGCACCAGTTGCTGTCCAAGCAACAGCCACAAAGGCCGCCGCTCCTGCCACTGAAGTTGCCAAAGCCGGTGCCAAAAAAGGTACCCCTGCAACTCCAGAAGCAACAACAGACGCCAAAGACACAAAGGCTGCACCAGCAAAAACAGCCAAGAAAACCAAAAAGAAGAAAAAAGCTGCTAACTAAGAGCTCTTTCTTTTTTAGAATTTAAAAAGCCGGAAGAATAAACCTTCCGGCTTTTTTATTTGTTACAGTAAATTAAATTTTAGTCTGTCATCCCCGCGAAGCTTGTCCCTGCAGGCAGTAGGCAGGGAGCGGGGATCCAGAAAAGCTGATAAACACATGGATTCCTGCCTTCGCAGGAATGACAGATATCCCAATGAAAAGTTAATTTGTTCTAGCGTGTTCTTGAAACCATTGAATTGCTTTTTCGAAGGCGTTTTCGATAGGGCTTTGTGGGAGACCCAATTCACGCACGGCTTTTTCGGAATTAAAGTACATATATTTTTTCGCCATTTTCACCGCGCCTACGGGAATTGAAGGCGGTCTTTGCAAAATTTTCGCAATCAATTCGCTTCCATAAGCGGATGTTAATGCAACCGTGTAAGGGATTTGAAAACGGGGTGGTTTTTTTCCGGTCAATCGGGCAATCATTTCGTAAATTTCTTTAAGCGATATATTTTCATTTCCTAAAATATAGCGCTCCCCCACTTTTCCTTTTTGAGCCGCCAGCCAATGACCTTCCGCCACATCTGCCACATCAACAATGTTAAGTCCTGTATCGATGTACGCGGGAACTTTCCCTTTCAAAAAATCAACGATGATTTTTCCGGTGGGGGTGGGTTTAATATCTCGCGGTCCAATCGGCGCGGAAGGATTCACAATCACAATGGGGAGACCTTCTTTTGCGAAACGCAAGGCGACTTCTTCGGCTTGAAATTTGGAACGTTTGTAATCGTTGTAAAGATCTTTTTGCGTGGGAAAAGCGGTTTCATCGGAAGGTTTTAAAGGATCGTCAGGGTAACGAACGGTTCCAACCGTACTCGTGTAAACAATTTTCGAAATGTTTGCA encodes:
- a CDS encoding DUF4258 domain-containing protein, with amino-acid sequence MNKPERMISEEEVKAVLLEGEIVEEYPNDPRGSSCLMGGWFKGQRTLHIVCAPKENYLAIITAYIPDPQEWDKNFKIRRR
- a CDS encoding NAD-dependent epimerase/dehydratase family protein, which codes for MKVLITGGTGFIGGNLVRLLLNKGCSVRALVRKTSSLENLEGLDVELVYGDLRDTSSLKKACQGCDQLYHVAASYQFWSEDRQEFYESNVNGTQNILTAARSANISKIVYTSTVGTVRYPDDPLKPSDETAFPTQKDLYNDYKRSKFQAEEVALRFAKEGLPIVIVNPSAPIGPRDIKPTPTGKIIVDFLKGKVPAYIDTGLNIVDVADVAEGHWLAAQKGKVGERYILGNENISLKEIYEMIARLTGKKPPRFQIPYTVALTSAYGSELIAKILQRPPSIPVGAVKMAKKYMYFNSEKAVRELGLPQSPIENAFEKAIQWFQEHARTN